From the Martelella mediterranea DSM 17316 genome, one window contains:
- a CDS encoding DUF4357 domain-containing protein: MTKLEQLGRVVKIFVTGQDPRSLRTVELDNWTGVATMGKAAFFKQALRHEGIDRSCVYLLIGSGGDDDLPEIYVGESDDFSQRYASGKFPITFDTFMIFTSKDDNLTRAHVKWLERELWTTLSGNSGKVVLANANRPTGSNLPRSDIATMRTYLTNMVYLLEALGFDLFSKPERTAAIEATKQEEAAVQTPLSEIRFYTNALPKNAREKAYLVFSDGSYMLKAGSKINEKATGSLPANVRKLREGLIKSGDLVLGEGYFELQKDLAFSKPSPASALVKGRSSTGHGDWLREDDNMPLGSVLSPSSRDSEDALAD; encoded by the coding sequence ATGACTAAATTGGAACAGCTTGGCCGCGTCGTGAAGATTTTTGTCACCGGGCAGGATCCACGCAGCCTGCGCACGGTTGAGCTCGATAACTGGACCGGCGTTGCCACCATGGGCAAGGCGGCCTTCTTCAAGCAGGCTTTGCGGCATGAGGGCATTGATCGGTCTTGCGTCTATCTCTTGATCGGCAGTGGCGGTGACGATGATTTGCCAGAGATCTATGTCGGTGAGAGCGATGACTTTTCCCAGCGCTATGCCAGCGGCAAGTTTCCGATCACCTTCGATACCTTCATGATCTTCACCAGCAAGGACGACAACCTCACGCGGGCGCATGTAAAGTGGCTGGAGCGGGAACTGTGGACAACCCTGTCGGGCAATAGCGGTAAGGTCGTGCTCGCCAATGCCAACCGGCCTACAGGTTCCAACCTCCCGCGCTCGGATATCGCGACGATGCGCACCTACCTGACGAATATGGTGTATCTGCTCGAGGCACTGGGCTTTGATTTGTTTTCGAAGCCCGAGCGCACCGCTGCTATTGAGGCGACAAAACAGGAAGAGGCTGCGGTTCAGACCCCATTGTCAGAAATTCGCTTCTATACCAATGCACTTCCGAAGAATGCCCGCGAGAAGGCATATCTGGTGTTTTCGGACGGATCCTACATGCTGAAAGCCGGTTCAAAAATTAATGAGAAGGCGACAGGCAGTTTGCCCGCGAATGTTCGCAAATTGCGTGAAGGACTGATCAAAAGCGGTGACTTGGTTCTGGGCGAGGGCTATTTTGAGCTGCAGAAGGATCTTGCGTTTTCCAAACCTTCTCCTGCTTCTGCGCTGGTAAAGGGGCGCAGTTCAACTGGCCATGGTGACTGGCTCCGCGAAGATGACAATATGCCGCTGGGTAGCGTTCTCAGTCCTTCGTCGCGTGACAGCGAAGACGCTCTGGCGGATTAG
- a CDS encoding DUF429 domain-containing protein yields MATAISVIGFDSAWTDHPKKPGAISVIRITDNVCSLARQPELCSFAEAEAIIRIEQEVSAKCIVALDQPTIVPNLTGSRPVDKVSGSLISWAGGGVQPASRAKRGTFDDAAPIWRFKTALGASDDPEGARLAARGLFLVEVFPALALVLLEPSFHQRLAAPKYNPSYRSKFRPEDWRKVAHCAAAMAERYGIAEAAEWSHRSAAMALPRKADQDRLDAMLCALVGLHWLLEPRERSLMIGDLQTGYMIAPALDGLPERLVHAARIRDVKLS; encoded by the coding sequence ATGGCCACAGCGATATCAGTAATTGGCTTCGATTCCGCCTGGACCGATCACCCGAAAAAGCCCGGCGCCATCTCCGTGATCAGGATCACGGACAATGTCTGCTCGCTTGCGCGTCAGCCGGAACTCTGCTCCTTCGCTGAGGCCGAGGCGATCATCCGGATTGAACAGGAAGTCTCGGCAAAGTGCATCGTCGCGCTGGACCAGCCAACGATCGTGCCGAACCTCACCGGTTCCCGGCCCGTGGACAAGGTTTCCGGCTCGCTGATCTCCTGGGCTGGTGGAGGTGTGCAACCTGCAAGCCGTGCCAAGAGAGGCACGTTTGACGATGCAGCGCCAATCTGGCGCTTCAAGACGGCGCTCGGTGCATCGGATGATCCAGAGGGCGCGCGCCTTGCCGCTCGTGGGCTGTTTCTTGTCGAAGTGTTTCCCGCCCTCGCGCTCGTGCTGCTCGAACCGAGCTTTCATCAGCGGCTGGCAGCACCAAAATACAACCCGTCCTATCGGAGCAAGTTTCGTCCGGAAGACTGGCGGAAGGTGGCGCACTGTGCTGCAGCCATGGCTGAGCGCTATGGTATCGCGGAAGCAGCCGAATGGTCCCATCGGTCTGCTGCCATGGCGTTACCGCGCAAGGCCGACCAGGATCGGCTGGACGCAATGCTCTGCGCTCTTGTCGGGCTGCACTGGCTGCTGGAACCGCGAGAGCGGTCCCTGATGATCGGCGATCTCCAGACCGGCTACATGATCGCTCCGGCCCTCGACGGGCTTCCCGAGCGATTGGTGCATGCCGCGCGTATTCGGGACGTAAAGCTCTCTTGA
- a CDS encoding ABC transporter ATP-binding protein gives MARLSLKGIVKRFKETEVLHGIDLEIGDRELIIFVGPSGCGKSTLLRLIAGLDPITGGTLSINGKVMNDVAPSKRGAAMVFQSYALYPHMDVYENMAFGARLMGLSKDEISARIAEVTRMLRLEDYLKRKPRQLSGGQRQRVAIARAMVRKPDVFLLDEPLSNLDAALRADVRLEIARLHRDIGGTMIYVTHDQVEAMTLADRIVVMNNGYIEQVGSPRELFETPANTFVATFIGSPRMSLLDVDSTAGKLAIAGTGAIRAPAGIAEGALTIGARPDGLSVVAGHAGDGFAGSVIYTEYLGDDSYVYVRLTSGEQVTIRVPPTVFFDADDDVTVQAQADALHVFDRASGQRV, from the coding sequence TTGGCGCGTCTATCACTCAAGGGTATCGTCAAGCGCTTCAAGGAAACGGAAGTGCTGCACGGGATCGATCTGGAGATCGGAGATCGTGAACTCATCATCTTTGTCGGACCATCAGGCTGCGGAAAATCGACGCTGCTGCGGCTGATCGCGGGCCTCGATCCGATTACCGGCGGCACGCTTTCGATCAATGGCAAGGTCATGAATGACGTTGCGCCCTCGAAGCGCGGGGCTGCCATGGTGTTTCAGTCCTATGCGCTTTATCCGCATATGGATGTCTATGAGAACATGGCGTTCGGCGCACGGCTGATGGGGCTTTCGAAAGATGAGATCAGCGCCCGCATTGCCGAAGTAACCCGGATGCTGAGGCTTGAGGACTATCTGAAACGCAAGCCGCGCCAGCTTTCCGGCGGGCAGCGCCAGCGCGTGGCCATTGCCCGCGCCATGGTGCGCAAGCCTGACGTTTTTCTGCTCGATGAACCGCTTTCGAACCTCGATGCCGCCCTTCGCGCCGACGTGCGCCTCGAGATTGCGCGCCTGCACCGCGATATCGGCGGCACGATGATCTATGTGACTCATGACCAGGTCGAGGCGATGACGCTGGCCGACCGGATCGTGGTGATGAACAATGGCTATATCGAACAGGTCGGCAGCCCCCGCGAACTGTTCGAAACGCCTGCCAACACCTTTGTGGCGACGTTCATCGGCTCGCCGAGGATGTCGCTTCTCGATGTCGACAGCACAGCGGGGAAACTTGCAATAGCGGGCACCGGCGCGATTCGGGCACCGGCCGGCATCGCGGAGGGCGCGCTCACCATCGGCGCACGCCCGGACGGTCTTTCCGTCGTGGCGGGACACGCCGGCGACGGCTTTGCCGGCTCGGTAATCTACACCGAATATCTCGGCGACGATTCATATGTTTACGTTCGGCTGACAAGCGGCGAGCAGGTCACCATCAGGGTGCCGCCAACCGTCTTCTTCGATGCCGACGACGATGTCACCGTGCAGGCGCAGGCAGATGCGCTTCACGTCTTTGACAGGGCGAGCGGGCAGCGTGTTTGA
- a CDS encoding extracellular solute-binding protein, protein MTPFAKTFLVATAVAGIAAPAFAEDISFWGWRVEDVPQYEEFIDTFEAENPDINVNLRMIEAVNYGTILSTALAGEAGPDAMMVRAYGSFESVASGGYLMPLSEENVPALKDFPADALKAETLRADNTVYAIPFASQTMMVLYNKDVFSELGLEPPKTWDDMKAAAEALQEAGLYAFANGTADAWQNEVITFGLGSSTMGKAFYEDVMSGDADFTDPRFVDALARIKDMSQYFPDGFIGLDYASSQQLFATGMAGMFVGGSYEIAAMKGMNPDINIGAIPAPVVNEGDEGLVAVFYDGGYAGNAATEHKDAVLKFLNFLASKEFGQAFANELSNISPIPGVTFDNPDLEAVAELNKTSMPYMMLVNFRFDQPSGSTLVQENVQKMMAGEATPAEVGATVTEGLSKYYEPFQNN, encoded by the coding sequence ATGACACCCTTTGCCAAGACTTTTCTGGTGGCCACGGCCGTCGCCGGCATCGCCGCGCCGGCTTTCGCCGAAGATATTTCCTTCTGGGGCTGGCGCGTGGAGGACGTGCCGCAATATGAAGAATTCATCGACACCTTCGAGGCGGAAAACCCCGACATCAATGTCAATCTCAGAATGATCGAAGCCGTCAATTACGGCACCATCCTGTCGACCGCGCTTGCAGGCGAGGCCGGTCCCGACGCGATGATGGTGCGCGCCTACGGCTCCTTCGAGAGCGTGGCATCCGGCGGGTATCTCATGCCGCTTTCGGAAGAAAACGTGCCGGCGCTGAAGGACTTCCCGGCCGATGCGCTGAAGGCGGAAACCCTGCGCGCGGACAACACCGTCTACGCCATTCCCTTCGCCTCGCAGACGATGATGGTGCTCTACAACAAGGATGTGTTCAGCGAGCTTGGTCTTGAACCGCCGAAGACATGGGACGATATGAAAGCGGCCGCCGAAGCGCTTCAGGAAGCCGGTCTCTACGCCTTTGCCAACGGCACGGCGGACGCATGGCAGAACGAAGTCATCACCTTCGGCCTCGGTTCATCGACCATGGGCAAGGCGTTTTACGAGGACGTGATGAGCGGCGATGCCGATTTCACCGATCCGCGCTTCGTCGATGCGCTGGCCCGCATCAAGGATATGAGCCAGTATTTCCCCGACGGCTTCATCGGCCTCGACTACGCCTCTTCGCAGCAGCTGTTTGCGACGGGCATGGCCGGCATGTTCGTTGGCGGATCCTATGAGATTGCCGCCATGAAGGGCATGAATCCCGATATCAATATCGGCGCCATTCCCGCACCCGTGGTCAATGAAGGCGATGAAGGCCTTGTCGCCGTGTTCTATGACGGCGGCTATGCCGGCAATGCGGCCACCGAGCACAAGGATGCGGTGCTGAAGTTCCTGAACTTCCTCGCCTCCAAGGAATTCGGTCAGGCCTTTGCCAACGAGCTCTCCAACATCTCGCCGATCCCGGGCGTCACCTTCGACAACCCGGATCTTGAGGCCGTTGCCGAACTGAACAAGACCTCGATGCCCTACATGATGCTGGTGAATTTCCGCTTCGACCAGCCTTCGGGCTCGACGCTGGTTCAGGAAAACGTTCAGAAGATGATGGCCGGCGAGGCAACGCCTGCAGAGGTCGGCGCGACCGTGACCGAGGGCCTGTCGAAATATTACGAGCCCTTCCAGAACAACTGA
- a CDS encoding carbohydrate ABC transporter permease: MPTPRGLWITCLILPALAVMLLFVAYPIVSALAYAFYHWNGMARGEFVGFRNFYDVLFTEPYKSTVQNAFINNVIVFVTLMVVQNGAAFILAYALWREFPLARFHRIAVFLPVVLSTVIVGYLWKLFLNPLFGIVNQTLKAVGLAGLAQPWLGQSDTALASLILVNAWHWVGFPTLIFLAAMQRIPSEIYDAVRMETESEWVKIRKIIWPLVAPAATIVFVLQFIGSFNWFELPYVMEGMSGSPYGNTDVLALYFYRLAFGNPGAGSSDFGHGSALAALVFIFITVFATAMTLYLRRREIEL; the protein is encoded by the coding sequence ATGCCGACGCCACGTGGCCTTTGGATCACCTGTCTGATCCTGCCCGCTCTTGCGGTGATGCTGCTCTTTGTCGCCTACCCGATCGTTTCAGCGCTGGCCTACGCCTTCTATCACTGGAACGGCATGGCGCGGGGCGAATTTGTCGGCTTCCGGAATTTCTACGATGTGCTGTTTACCGAACCGTATAAATCGACGGTTCAAAACGCCTTCATCAACAATGTCATCGTCTTTGTCACGCTGATGGTGGTGCAAAACGGCGCTGCCTTCATTCTCGCCTATGCGCTGTGGCGCGAGTTTCCGCTGGCCCGGTTCCATCGCATTGCCGTATTCCTGCCGGTGGTGCTGTCGACCGTGATTGTCGGCTATTTGTGGAAACTCTTCCTCAACCCGCTGTTCGGCATCGTCAACCAGACGCTGAAAGCGGTCGGTCTCGCCGGTTTGGCGCAACCCTGGCTCGGCCAGTCCGACACCGCGCTGGCCTCGCTCATTCTGGTCAATGCGTGGCACTGGGTCGGTTTTCCGACACTGATTTTCCTGGCCGCCATGCAGCGCATTCCAAGCGAAATCTACGATGCCGTCAGGATGGAAACCGAAAGCGAGTGGGTGAAGATCCGCAAAATCATCTGGCCGCTGGTGGCGCCGGCGGCAACTATTGTCTTCGTGCTGCAATTCATCGGCTCCTTCAACTGGTTCGAACTGCCCTATGTGATGGAGGGCATGAGCGGCTCGCCCTACGGTAATACCGATGTGCTGGCGCTTTATTTCTACCGGCTTGCCTTCGGCAATCCCGGCGCCGGAAGCTCGGATTTCGGCCATGGCTCGGCGCTGGCGGCGCTCGTCTTCATCTTCATTACCGTCTTTGCCACCGCCATGACGCTTTACCTGCGCCGCCGGGAGATTGAGCTTTGA
- a CDS encoding carbohydrate ABC transporter permease: MSDTTYTDRSGLMRTFGRDGLLQILLIANTFIMIAPIVIMVFSAFKPSMAIFRQPFAIPDFTDLSNFEAIWTETHFVRYFFNSLLITGSSILAILVLGSMAAYALGRYNFRGSSFLLLFFLAGLTLPLKLAVIPLFVLMRKMGLLDSQLSLILIYIAMGLPSTVFIMTGFIRSLPGELEDAARMDGATEARIMWSVMLPLARPAMVIAAIHNLVPIWNDFFFPLIFIQNDLLKTLPQGLTSFMGEYTTNWGVLFAGLTFAAAPITLLYIILSRQFINGMTSGAIK, translated from the coding sequence TTGAGCGATACGACCTATACCGACCGCTCCGGCCTGATGCGCACATTCGGGCGCGACGGATTGCTGCAGATCCTGCTGATCGCCAATACCTTCATCATGATCGCGCCGATCGTGATCATGGTGTTTTCGGCCTTCAAACCGTCAATGGCGATTTTCCGGCAGCCCTTCGCGATTCCCGATTTCACCGATCTGTCGAACTTCGAGGCGATCTGGACCGAAACCCATTTCGTCCGCTATTTCTTCAACTCGCTGCTGATTACCGGCTCGTCCATTCTTGCCATTCTGGTGCTGGGGTCGATGGCGGCCTATGCGTTGGGCCGCTATAATTTCAGGGGCTCCAGCTTTCTGCTGCTGTTCTTCCTGGCCGGTCTGACGCTGCCGCTGAAGCTCGCCGTCATCCCGCTTTTCGTGCTGATGCGCAAGATGGGCCTGCTCGACAGCCAGCTGTCGCTGATCCTCATCTATATCGCCATGGGCCTGCCCTCGACCGTGTTCATCATGACCGGGTTCATTCGCTCGCTGCCCGGCGAGCTGGAAGATGCCGCGCGCATGGACGGCGCGACTGAAGCGCGGATCATGTGGTCGGTCATGCTGCCGCTGGCGCGGCCTGCCATGGTGATTGCCGCCATTCACAATCTCGTGCCGATCTGGAACGATTTCTTCTTCCCGCTGATCTTCATCCAGAACGATCTTCTGAAAACGCTGCCGCAGGGACTGACGAGCTTCATGGGGGAATACACCACCAATTGGGGCGTGCTGTTTGCCGGGCTGACCTTTGCCGCAGCCCCCATCACGCTGCTCTATATCATCCTGTCCCGCCAGTTCATCAACGGCATGACCTCGGGCGCGATCAAGTGA
- a CDS encoding N-acetylmannosamine-6-phosphate 2-epimerase, with protein sequence MTLKLKKGGLVVSCQARADNPLHGAYFMGAMAFAARDGGACAIRANGVLDVRAVKAAGLPVIGIDKQFSDAVPVYITPTLAACDALAEAGADIIGIDATPRPRRGDEPARLIRHITETLGLEAFCDIATSDEGAAAADMGATYVATTLSGYTDYSARNDDMPDYALIEALVASIKTPVVAEGRFSTPERARRALDCGAYAVVVGTAITNPREITRGFVRQIEG encoded by the coding sequence GTGACGCTGAAGCTCAAGAAAGGCGGGCTGGTGGTCTCCTGCCAGGCCCGCGCGGACAATCCGCTCCACGGCGCGTATTTCATGGGCGCGATGGCGTTCGCGGCGCGCGACGGCGGCGCATGCGCCATCCGCGCAAATGGCGTTCTAGACGTGCGGGCCGTCAAGGCTGCGGGCCTGCCCGTCATCGGAATCGACAAGCAGTTTTCGGATGCCGTGCCGGTCTATATCACGCCGACGCTTGCAGCCTGCGATGCGCTTGCCGAGGCGGGAGCCGACATTATCGGCATTGACGCCACGCCGCGCCCGCGCCGGGGCGACGAACCGGCAAGGCTCATCCGCCACATTACCGAAACGCTTGGCCTCGAGGCCTTTTGCGATATCGCAACGTCCGACGAAGGGGCGGCCGCCGCAGACATGGGCGCAACCTATGTGGCGACAACGCTTTCCGGCTATACGGATTATTCGGCCCGCAACGACGACATGCCGGACTACGCCCTGATCGAGGCGCTGGTCGCAAGCATCAAGACGCCGGTGGTGGCAGAAGGCCGGTTCTCGACGCCCGAACGCGCGCGCCGCGCGCTGGATTGCGGCGCTTATGCCGTCGTTGTCGGCACGGCGATTACCAATCCGCGCGAGATCACCCGTGGGTTTGTCAGGCAGATCGAGGGCTGA
- a CDS encoding N-acetylglucosamine kinase encodes MDSYFLGGDIGGTASRFVLCDQAGTIVQRGAAAGATGHTFNAESRDRLAESIAAIAAQITKPVDAAVFGLTGYGPRARGDIEDMLIAALKLTRAKIFISDDIELAYRSLFALGEGHLVSAGTGSIAVHLDSEGRLFRIGGRGILIDDAGSGGWIGLAAVRALYRRLDEEGAPGDMHLLAEALYAAIGSDDWSDMRAYIYAGDRGRIGALARSVADAAEDGDACANAILREAGAELARLGNILIARNGNHPVAFVGGVLKLHPVIAETIRQRLAGEARFPALDQAEGAARLALSFFHAASSGPSA; translated from the coding sequence ATGGACAGCTATTTCCTGGGCGGCGATATCGGCGGAACGGCGTCGCGGTTTGTCCTTTGCGATCAGGCGGGAACGATCGTTCAGCGGGGGGCGGCGGCCGGCGCCACCGGCCACACCTTCAACGCCGAATCCCGCGACAGGCTTGCGGAAAGCATCGCCGCGATTGCCGCGCAGATCACCAAGCCGGTGGACGCGGCCGTCTTTGGCCTCACCGGGTATGGCCCGCGCGCGCGTGGCGATATCGAGGATATGCTGATTGCTGCGCTGAAGCTGACGCGCGCGAAGATTTTCATTTCCGACGATATCGAGCTTGCCTACCGCAGCCTGTTTGCGCTTGGAGAAGGTCACCTCGTTTCTGCCGGAACGGGGTCGATTGCCGTTCACCTCGACAGCGAGGGCAGGCTTTTCCGCATTGGCGGGCGTGGCATCCTGATCGACGATGCGGGCTCCGGCGGCTGGATCGGCCTTGCTGCCGTGCGCGCGCTCTACCGCCGGCTCGACGAGGAGGGCGCGCCGGGCGATATGCACCTGCTCGCCGAAGCGCTTTATGCCGCCATTGGCTCTGACGACTGGTCGGATATGCGCGCCTATATCTATGCCGGCGACCGCGGGCGCATCGGCGCGCTCGCGCGTTCCGTTGCCGATGCCGCGGAGGATGGCGACGCATGCGCAAACGCTATTCTGCGTGAAGCCGGCGCTGAGCTCGCCCGCCTTGGCAACATCCTGATTGCCCGCAACGGCAACCACCCCGTCGCCTTTGTCGGCGGCGTGCTGAAGCTGCATCCGGTCATCGCCGAGACGATCCGTCAGAGGCTTGCCGGCGAGGCGCGCTTTCCCGCACTCGATCAGGCAGAAGGCGCCGCCCGGCTGGCCCTTTCCTTTTTTCACGCTGCATCTTCAGGACCTTCCGCCTGA
- a CDS encoding DUF6880 family protein, which produces MAKKTTLNAKNLEALGAKRLAELLIEISTGSAAHKRRLRLELAGEQSSGEVAREIRKHLTRIQRARSFIDWRKVKKLKSDLETQRSAIVEKLEPADPDEALELIWRFLHLADSIFARSDDGSGSLVESFHAACVDAGRIAKASKTSPEALAEKVFQALQDNGYGQYDPLIEEMIPALETDGLVRLKDLSTQWLDEARKEKPRRDGRIIGMSQNGPIYEDEVYSRHDDLSARIALEAIADAEGDVDAYIALQTEQALKSPMIAARMAERLLKVNRAGEALKRLDQAAPEKDRSFPVLEWEQTRADALEALDRANEAQRFRWACFEASLEQQHLRDYLKRLPDFDDMEAEEKALAWVVDYPSVHQALLFFMEWPALREANALILARYTEIDGNYYELLTPVSETLKEKYPLAATLLLRAMIDFSLKNARSSRYKHAAGHLMTCETLALQIDDFGPCEPHHAYLEKLQRDHGRKPGFWTAVERLY; this is translated from the coding sequence ATGGCCAAGAAAACAACGCTCAACGCGAAGAACCTGGAAGCGCTGGGGGCGAAGCGGCTGGCGGAGCTTCTGATCGAAATCTCCACCGGAAGTGCTGCTCACAAACGGCGACTGCGCCTGGAACTGGCTGGGGAACAAAGCAGTGGCGAGGTGGCCCGAGAAATTCGGAAACATCTCACCCGTATTCAGCGCGCCCGCAGCTTCATCGACTGGAGGAAGGTCAAAAAGCTGAAGTCGGACCTCGAAACCCAGCGCTCGGCCATCGTCGAGAAGCTCGAACCGGCAGACCCTGACGAAGCGCTCGAACTGATCTGGCGATTTCTGCACCTCGCAGACTCTATCTTTGCACGCTCGGATGATGGCAGCGGTTCGCTGGTTGAGAGCTTTCATGCCGCCTGTGTCGATGCCGGACGCATCGCAAAGGCATCAAAAACCTCCCCGGAAGCATTGGCCGAAAAGGTATTTCAGGCGCTGCAGGACAATGGCTACGGTCAATATGACCCGCTAATCGAAGAGATGATACCGGCGCTCGAAACTGATGGACTAGTGCGTCTGAAAGACCTGTCGACCCAATGGCTCGACGAGGCCAGAAAGGAAAAGCCCCGACGTGACGGCCGGATCATCGGCATGAGCCAGAACGGACCGATTTACGAGGACGAGGTCTATAGCCGTCACGATGATCTGTCGGCCCGCATCGCTCTTGAGGCCATTGCCGATGCTGAGGGTGATGTCGATGCCTATATCGCGCTACAAACCGAGCAGGCCCTAAAGTCACCGATGATTGCCGCGAGGATGGCAGAGCGGCTGCTGAAGGTTAATCGAGCGGGAGAAGCGCTGAAGCGGCTCGATCAGGCCGCCCCGGAGAAAGACCGGTCCTTCCCGGTTCTGGAATGGGAGCAGACGCGAGCCGATGCGCTTGAGGCGCTGGATAGGGCCAATGAGGCGCAACGGTTCAGATGGGCGTGCTTCGAAGCCTCGCTCGAACAGCAGCATCTCCGCGACTATCTGAAACGCTTGCCGGATTTCGATGACATGGAGGCCGAGGAAAAGGCGCTGGCATGGGTCGTGGACTATCCAAGCGTCCATCAAGCTCTGCTGTTCTTCATGGAATGGCCTGCGCTTCGCGAAGCTAATGCGCTCATTCTGGCTCGATATACCGAGATCGACGGCAATTATTACGAGCTTCTGACGCCGGTCAGCGAAACGCTGAAGGAAAAATACCCGCTTGCGGCGACGCTGCTTCTTAGAGCCATGATCGACTTCAGCCTGAAGAACGCCCGTTCCAGCCGCTACAAGCATGCAGCTGGGCACCTGATGACGTGCGAGACCCTTGCATTGCAGATCGACGATTTCGGCCCATGCGAGCCGCACCATGCCTATTTAGAAAAACTGCAGCGCGATCACGGCAGAAAACCAGGCTTTTGGACGGCTGTGGAACGGCTTTATTGA
- a CDS encoding BON domain-containing protein — protein sequence MQDKTLRQNIIDELEFEPSIDAADIGVAVENGVVTLTGHVPAYTQKTTIEATVRRIRGVRGIAEEIEVRPRGSHVTADDVVAQRAVNALKWHEIVPDEKLQVTVSKGWLTLTGAVEWQYQRDAAMHAIKGLAGITGISNLIEVVPKVSAPDVKKRIEDAFKRDAEIEADAIKVHVQDGKVTLEGKVKAYRERQAAERAAWSAAGVRHVDDRITVL from the coding sequence ATGCAGGACAAGACATTGCGCCAGAACATAATCGATGAACTGGAATTCGAACCCAGCATTGACGCGGCGGATATCGGCGTAGCGGTGGAAAACGGCGTCGTCACCCTGACCGGTCATGTTCCTGCCTACACACAGAAGACGACGATCGAAGCGACTGTCCGGCGGATCCGGGGCGTGCGCGGCATTGCCGAGGAGATCGAGGTCCGTCCAAGGGGCTCTCATGTCACCGCCGATGACGTGGTTGCCCAGCGGGCGGTCAATGCCCTGAAATGGCACGAGATCGTTCCCGACGAAAAGCTTCAGGTGACCGTCAGCAAAGGCTGGTTGACGCTGACCGGGGCGGTGGAGTGGCAGTATCAACGCGATGCGGCGATGCACGCGATAAAGGGGCTTGCAGGCATAACCGGGATCAGTAACCTGATCGAAGTCGTGCCGAAGGTTTCCGCTCCTGACGTCAAGAAACGCATCGAGGACGCGTTCAAGCGGGATGCGGAAATCGAAGCCGATGCGATCAAGGTTCACGTTCAGGATGGCAAGGTCACGCTTGAAGGCAAGGTGAAGGCCTATCGCGAGCGTCAGGCCGCGGAGCGTGCGGCATGGTCGGCAGCGGGCGTCCGACACGTCGATGACCGCATCACGGTTCTTTAG